One segment of Platichthys flesus chromosome 15, fPlaFle2.1, whole genome shotgun sequence DNA contains the following:
- the slc7a3a gene encoding cationic amino acid transporter 3a, with protein sequence MPSLLQHPHTVSANMGTTLTNFGKSLLRRRALDLSCEETRFARCLSTLDLIALGVGSTLGAGVYVLAGEVAREKAGPAIVLCFLIAALSSMLAGLCYAEFGARVPKTGSAYLYSYVTVGEIWAFITGWNLILSYVIGTASVARAWSSTFDSLVEQKISDFFKASMTMKVPGNVLAEYPDLFALILVLLLTGLLAFGVSESALVNKIFTGINLVVLGFVIISGFVKGDTSNWNLTEDDYIAYKNSTNSSVPYPIEKEFGVGGFSPFGFSGVLSGAATCFYAFVGFDCIATTSEEAKNPMRSIPVGIVASLLICFFAYFGVSAALTLMMPYYKLDGQSPLPEAFSYVAWAPARYIVAVGSLCALSTSLLGSMFPMPRVIYAMAEDGLLFRVLSRMNARTKTPLLATIASGIVAALMAFLFDLAALVDLMSIGTLLAYSLVAICVLILRYQPGTLNSSSQTENLVELVEGEKVAVSGGDSGDEYGNEMEERPLHEDFTVRLLFCPSGNTPTRTSGNIVYATTATISVLITILCILLANFLNELLSGHAGVVVPCVILTLLCAVCFVIICRQPESKEALTFKVPLLPWLPLFSVFVNIYLMMQLDRSTWFRFAVWMAIGFIIYFAYGIRNSSEAANRLSPRKYEPALQTKRPIYTGAPDGSDMEAGDSP encoded by the exons ATGCCTAGCCTGCTTCAGCACCCACACACAGTCTCAGCAAATATGGGCACCACGCTGACCAACTTTGGCAAAAGCCTGTTGCGTCGCAGGGCTTTGGACCTCTCCTGTGAAGAGACCCGATTCGCCCGCTGCCTGTCCACCCTGGACCTAATCGCCCTGGGAGTGGGATCCACTCTGGGCGCCGGTGTCTACGTCCTGGCTGGAGAGGTCGCCCGGGAGAAGGCAGGACCGGCTATTGTCCTCTGCTTCCTCATCGCCGCTCTGTCCTCCATGTTGGCCGGGCTGTGCTACGCCGAGTTTGGGGCTCGCGTCCCCAAGACGGGCTCTGCCTATCTTTACAGCTATGTGACAGTTGGAGAAATCTGGGCCTTCATCACTGGCTGGAACCTCATCCTCTCCTATGTGATAG GTACTGCCAGTGTGGCCAGGGCGTGGAGCTCCACCTTTGACAGCCTGGTGGAACAAAAGATCTCTGACTTCTTCAAAGCATCTATGACGATGAAAGTCCCAGGGAATGTGTTGGCCGAATACCCGGACCTGTTCGCCCTCATACTGGTGCTCTTGCTCACTG GACTTCTGGCCTTTGGCGTGAGCGAGTCAGCGCTGGTGAATAAGATCTTCACGGGCATCAACCTGGTGGTCCTGGGCTTCGTGATCATCTCTGGCTTCGTGAAGGGGGACACGTCCAACTGGAACCTGACAGAGGACGACTACATCGCCTACAAAAATAGCACCAACAGCAGCGTGCCATATCC AATCGAGAAGGAATTTGGTGTGGGTGGATTCAGTCCCTTTGGCTTCAGTGGAGTCTTGTCTGGTGCTGCCACCTGCTTCTACGCGTTTGTTGGCTTCGACTGTATCGCCACAACAA GTGAAGAAGCCAAGAACCCCATGCGGTCCATCCCCGTTGGCATCGTGGCCTCGCTGCTCATCTGTTTCTTCGCCTACTTCGGGGTGTCCGCTGCTCTGACCCTGATGATGCCGTACTACAAGCTGGACGGCCAGAGTCCCCTGCCTGAGGCCTTCAGCTACGTCGCCTGGGCTCCCGCCAGATACATCGTGGCTGTGGGTTCCCTCTGCGCTCTGTCCACCAG TCTCCTAGGCTCTATGTTTCCCATGCCTCGAGTTATCTACGCCATGGCAGAGGACGGACTGCTGTTCCGTGTTCTGTCCAGGATGAACGCTCGCACAAAGACCCCTCTCCTGGCCACCATCGCTTCTGGTATTGTTGCGG CTCTCATGGCCTTCCTGTTCGACCTGGCCGCTCTGGTTGACCTCATGTCTATTGGAACTCTGTTAGCGTACTCTTTAGTGGCCATCTGCGTCCTCATCCTCAG GTACCAGCCAGGCACCCTGAACTCCTCCAGCCAGACGGAGAatctggtggagctggtggaagGGGAGAAGGTGGCTGTAAGCGGAGGGGACAGCGGCGACGAGTACGGCAacgagatggaggagaggcCGCTCCATGAGGACTTCACTGTCAGGCTGCTGTTCTGCCCAAGTGGGAATACGCCAACGAGAACCTCTGGGAACATTGTCTACGCCACCACAGCTACTATCT CCGTTCTCATCACCATCCTGTGCATCCTCCTGGCCAACTTCTTGAACGAGCTGCTGAGCGGCCACGCGGGTGTCGTGGTGCCCTGTGTCATTTTGACTCTGCTGTGCGCCGTCTGCTTCGTCATCATCTGCAGGCAGCCTGAGAGCAAAGAGGCTCTCACCTTCAAG GTCCCCCTTCTTCCCTGGTTGCCCCTCTTCAGTGTTTTTGTCAACATCTACCTCATGATGCAGCTGGATAGAAGTACATGGTTCCGTTTCGCCGTTTGGATGGCTATTG gTTTCATCATCTACTTCGCTTATGGTATCAGGAACAGCAGTGAGGCTGCCAACCGGTTATCCCCACGCAAATACGAGCCTGCGCTGCAGACAAAACGCCCGATTTACACGGGCGCCCCTGACGGCAGTGACATGGAGGCGGGCGACAGCCCCTGA
- the LOC133969156 gene encoding ras-related protein Rab-39B-like produces METIWLYQFRLIVIGDSTVGKSCLIRRFTEGRFAQVSDPTVGVDFFSRLVEIEPGKRIKLQIWDTAGQERFRSITRAYYRNSVGGLLLFDITNRRSFQNVHSWLEEAQSHVQPHGIVFLLVGHKCDLEAQRQVTRQEAEKLAAVFGLCYVETSARDAINVEKAFVDLTRDIFDLVRSGDIKIQDGWEGVKSGFVPNTVHSSEEVTKGSRQCLC; encoded by the exons ATGGAGACGATATGGCTTTACCAGTTTCGCCTGATCGTCATCGGAGACTCAACAGTCGGCAAGTCGTGTCTGATCCGCAGGTTCACGGAGGGCCGCTTCGCCCAGGTGTCAGACCCCACTGTGGGGGTGGACTTCTTCTCCCGGCTGGTGGAGATCGAGCCGGGCAAAAGGATCAAACTTCAGATCTGGGACACTGCAGGACAGGAGAGGTTCAG GTCTATCACCAGAGCCTACTACCGCAATTCAGTGGGTGGTCTCTTGCTCTTTGACATCACAAACCGCAGATCCTTCCAAAATGTCCACAGCTGGCTGGAGGAGGCTCAGAGCCACGTGCAGCCTCACGGCATCGTCTTCCTGCTGGTGGGTCACAAGTGTGACCTGGAGGCCCAGCGTCAGGTCACCCGGCAGGAGGCGGAGAAGCTGGCAGCCGTCTTCGGGCTGTGCTACGTGGAGACGTCAGCGCGGGACGCCATCAATGTGGAGAAG GCCTTCGTGGATCTGACGAGGGACATCTTTGACCTGGTGCGGAGCGGGGACATCAAGATCCAGGACGGCTGGGAGGGCGTCAAGAGCGGCTTCGTTCCCAACACCGTCCACTCGTCTGAGGAGGTCACCAAAGGCAGCCGGCAGTGCCTCTGCTGA